In one window of Poriferisphaera corsica DNA:
- a CDS encoding helix-turn-helix transcriptional regulator: MLIYIAHGTRRYHQQPVIPHPRHTWEFQAVAEGQICPVIPDRKMSASSRRLWVFPPNHIHGWTGIPKEEACVGVAHFDHVPNVLHSALNDSNGVSIPLSVSLANHLIRSFSELEEHTSKRHEHLDLRAQHLLLELTLLVLDDLKITDKAHTDQAKTLVQRCMGWYAANITDRPTVHEMAEAHGYSASQLRRLFVKSGVSSPFKAMHLIQLERAKYLLNSTDESLSRIAYLSGFASLSAFSRAIKQMTGSSPSDLREQQ; encoded by the coding sequence ATGCTTATCTACATTGCGCACGGTACAAGACGCTATCATCAGCAGCCGGTTATTCCCCATCCAAGGCATACATGGGAGTTTCAAGCGGTCGCAGAAGGTCAGATTTGCCCGGTAATTCCCGACCGTAAGATGTCGGCTTCATCCCGCCGCCTTTGGGTCTTTCCACCAAACCATATCCATGGCTGGACAGGCATCCCCAAAGAAGAAGCATGTGTGGGTGTTGCCCATTTCGATCATGTACCAAATGTACTTCACAGCGCATTGAATGACAGCAATGGTGTGTCCATTCCACTGTCCGTATCTTTGGCGAACCATTTAATAAGATCGTTTTCAGAACTCGAAGAGCACACATCAAAACGTCATGAACATCTAGACCTGCGTGCCCAACATTTACTACTTGAACTAACACTTCTCGTGCTTGACGATTTGAAAATTACAGATAAAGCTCATACGGATCAAGCAAAGACACTCGTACAGCGCTGCATGGGCTGGTATGCCGCTAACATCACCGATCGCCCAACAGTCCATGAGATGGCCGAAGCACATGGCTATTCTGCAAGTCAACTCAGACGATTATTTGTAAAGTCCGGCGTTTCATCACCTTTTAAAGCGATGCATCTCATTCAACTAGAACGTGCAAAGTACCTGCTAAATAGCACAGATGAATCACTATCACGTATCGCATACTTAAGCGGCTTTGCTTCGCTATCCGCCTTCTCAAGAGCCATCAAACAAATGACTGGCAGCTCACCCTCTGATCTTCGTGAGCAGCAATAA
- a CDS encoding Gfo/Idh/MocA family protein, which yields MDRHRYALVGAGGRCRMFVDAIYGSYAEQAELVGLCDISAQRMATWNKFLAETYEAPPVQTFMADQFDAMIAQTKPKTVIVTSTDVTHHEYIIRALELGCDVITEKPMTIDEDKAQQIIDAVDRTGGNVRVTFNYRYMPTFSKLREVVASGEIGEPTLVNFQWYLDTSHGADYFRRWHREKRYSGGLLVHKSTHHFDLVNFIIGAQPETVFAMGDLSFYGEKNAKARGEQYDFERYQDLENPMSDRFGLDLRDDMLKAIYLDAEGDSGYIRDRNVFGGEKKWPITSEDTMAVSARYTNGTLLNYTLVAYCPWEGERITITGTKGQIEYFGRGAGHLIAGQSEEELAAQQYQGEQYIRLQKMFEPAQELEIPEGKGAHGGGDAILLDRIFNQNAKNDPLERDANHHDGASSILLGVAANKAIETGKPVQIADLTRECVR from the coding sequence ATGGATCGTCATCGGTATGCATTAGTCGGAGCAGGCGGCCGCTGTAGAATGTTTGTTGATGCAATTTACGGCAGTTATGCAGAACAGGCTGAGTTGGTCGGTTTATGTGATATTAGTGCCCAGCGGATGGCAACCTGGAATAAATTTCTCGCTGAGACTTATGAGGCGCCGCCGGTACAAACCTTCATGGCAGATCAATTTGATGCCATGATTGCTCAGACAAAGCCAAAAACCGTTATCGTTACTTCAACGGATGTTACGCACCACGAATACATTATCCGGGCGCTTGAATTGGGATGTGATGTCATCACTGAAAAGCCGATGACCATTGATGAAGACAAGGCTCAGCAGATTATTGATGCGGTTGATCGCACTGGTGGGAATGTTCGTGTGACATTTAACTATCGCTATATGCCTACGTTTTCCAAGCTAAGAGAGGTGGTTGCTTCCGGCGAAATCGGGGAGCCGACACTGGTTAATTTCCAGTGGTACCTTGATACCAGTCACGGTGCGGATTACTTCCGCCGATGGCACAGGGAAAAGCGTTACAGTGGTGGGTTGCTTGTACACAAATCCACGCATCATTTTGATTTGGTAAACTTCATTATTGGTGCGCAGCCAGAAACTGTTTTTGCGATGGGTGATTTGTCATTCTATGGTGAGAAGAATGCGAAGGCGCGTGGTGAGCAATATGATTTTGAGCGTTATCAAGACCTTGAAAATCCAATGTCGGATCGTTTTGGCCTTGATCTTCGCGATGACATGCTTAAAGCGATCTATCTGGATGCTGAGGGAGACTCGGGTTACATCCGTGACCGTAATGTGTTCGGCGGCGAGAAAAAATGGCCTATCACCTCGGAAGACACCATGGCTGTTAGCGCGCGTTATACCAACGGCACGCTGCTTAACTACACGCTTGTGGCGTACTGTCCGTGGGAAGGAGAACGTATCACGATCACTGGAACCAAGGGGCAGATTGAATATTTCGGGCGCGGGGCAGGCCATTTAATTGCGGGTCAGTCTGAAGAAGAGCTCGCTGCTCAGCAGTATCAAGGCGAACAGTACATACGTCTTCAAAAAATGTTCGAGCCTGCACAAGAGCTTGAGATACCGGAGGGCAAAGGTGCGCATGGCGGCGGCGATGCTATTTTGTTAGATCGTATTTTCAATCAAAACGCGAAAAATGACCCGCTTGAACGTGATGCAAACCATCATGATGGAGCTTCATCGATTTTGCTTGGAGTGGCTGCAAATAAAGCGATCGAAACAGGTAAGCCTGTTCAGATTGCGGATCTTACTCGTGAATGTGTTCGATAA
- a CDS encoding sodium:solute symporter family protein, which translates to MHWIDWAICIVPLLVVGFIGLRVNKYVKGVSDFLVGGRVAGRYVVAVASGEAGLGLITVVALCEMYYKSGFAIGFWGMLNKPIIILIALTGFAVYRYRETRAMTMAQYFEVRYSKRFRIFAGILAWISGVINYALFPAVGGRFLIYFCELPETISILGLQFPTFGLVMACFLSLAVTIVLIGGQIMTMVTDCVAGIFSYVLYAAITITILMYFSWDQMQDAMLARPPGESMFDPFDTGKLKEFNVFYVIVGLMGSIYNMLSWQGGQGYKAAAASPHEQKMGNVLSTWRTGFSVLMVILLAVAAFTYMNHPDFATGAEAVQQELHQKINLATEASTSQIREQMLVPVALRHILPVGIVGAFCAVMVFLLISTDTTYLHSWGTIFVQDVVLPLRKKPFTPKQQMWLLRLSIAGVAFFAFFWSLYFNQVTYILMFFALTGSVYLGGAGAVILGGLYWKRGTSAGAWAAMVSGSSLAVLGFILTQSWAGYIYPFLSTEMPGVLTSLTATLESFGSILPFVEWEVTPDKCPISGQEIYFTTMCSAVFLYITVSLLTSKKPFNLDRMLHRGKYMREEDRKARPEYERGGKKNWKTILFGFDDQFTRGDKILSVSVFVYSIVLFAVWIFAVLCNTLLVKYFAFGPVGWANYFWYTNIGLTLVIGTVTSIWFSIGGAWDLRRLFQRLATLKRNVNDDGRVLGHINAEDLAFKEVEGDEDVEELVAIDSDQSESTRL; encoded by the coding sequence TTGCACTGGATTGACTGGGCTATTTGTATTGTGCCGTTGCTTGTTGTCGGTTTTATTGGCTTGCGAGTTAATAAGTACGTCAAAGGAGTTAGCGACTTCCTCGTAGGCGGACGTGTGGCAGGGCGGTATGTTGTCGCCGTTGCTTCTGGAGAAGCTGGACTAGGTCTTATTACGGTTGTCGCGCTATGTGAAATGTACTACAAGTCCGGCTTCGCAATCGGATTCTGGGGCATGCTCAACAAGCCCATCATCATTCTCATCGCGCTAACCGGTTTTGCGGTTTACCGTTACCGAGAAACACGCGCCATGACGATGGCTCAGTATTTTGAAGTCCGTTATTCAAAAAGATTCCGCATTTTCGCGGGCATTCTTGCATGGATCAGCGGCGTCATAAATTATGCACTCTTTCCTGCTGTAGGCGGGCGATTCCTGATCTACTTCTGTGAACTCCCTGAAACTATTTCCATCTTAGGCCTGCAGTTCCCGACATTCGGATTAGTGATGGCCTGTTTCTTATCGCTGGCTGTCACCATTGTCCTCATCGGCGGTCAGATCATGACCATGGTCACAGACTGCGTTGCTGGCATTTTCAGCTATGTCCTTTATGCCGCCATCACCATCACTATTCTTATGTACTTCAGTTGGGATCAAATGCAGGATGCGATGTTAGCACGCCCACCTGGCGAAAGCATGTTCGATCCCTTTGACACGGGCAAGCTCAAAGAATTCAACGTCTTCTATGTCATCGTTGGTCTCATGGGTAGTATCTACAACATGCTCTCATGGCAAGGCGGACAGGGCTACAAAGCTGCTGCGGCATCACCTCACGAACAGAAAATGGGCAACGTCCTCAGTACGTGGCGTACCGGCTTCTCCGTGCTCATGGTCATCCTCCTTGCAGTTGCCGCCTTCACCTACATGAACCACCCCGACTTCGCCACAGGCGCCGAAGCGGTGCAGCAGGAACTGCATCAAAAGATCAACCTTGCCACCGAGGCATCCACCAGCCAAATCCGTGAACAGATGCTTGTACCTGTTGCACTCCGGCACATCCTCCCAGTTGGTATTGTTGGCGCGTTCTGCGCAGTCATGGTCTTCCTACTCATCAGCACCGATACAACCTACCTGCATTCCTGGGGCACCATCTTTGTGCAGGATGTTGTTTTGCCCCTCCGTAAAAAACCGTTTACACCAAAACAGCAGATGTGGTTGCTCCGTTTAAGTATTGCTGGGGTGGCGTTCTTCGCATTCTTCTGGTCGCTCTACTTCAATCAAGTTACCTATATATTGATGTTCTTCGCACTCACCGGCAGCGTTTATCTTGGTGGTGCAGGCGCGGTCATCCTAGGTGGGCTTTATTGGAAACGTGGTACCTCCGCCGGTGCATGGGCCGCCATGGTTTCTGGCTCATCGCTCGCGGTCCTCGGCTTCATACTCACTCAATCTTGGGCAGGTTACATCTACCCATTCCTCAGTACAGAGATGCCCGGAGTCCTCACCTCTCTCACCGCCACACTCGAATCGTTCGGCAGCATCCTACCGTTTGTCGAATGGGAAGTAACACCCGACAAGTGCCCCATATCAGGACAAGAAATTTACTTTACCACCATGTGTTCAGCTGTTTTCTTGTACATCACGGTCTCGCTGCTAACCAGCAAAAAGCCGTTCAACCTCGACCGCATGCTCCACCGCGGTAAGTACATGCGTGAAGAAGATCGTAAAGCACGTCCGGAATACGAACGTGGCGGTAAGAAGAACTGGAAAACGATCCTGTTTGGTTTCGACGACCAATTTACTCGCGGTGATAAAATCCTTTCGGTCAGTGTCTTCGTCTATAGTATAGTGCTGTTCGCCGTTTGGATTTTTGCGGTTCTATGCAATACTCTCTTGGTTAAATATTTTGCATTCGGTCCTGTCGGTTGGGCGAATTACTTTTGGTATACAAACATCGGTCTCACCCTTGTCATCGGCACAGTCACGAGTATCTGGTTCTCTATCGGAGGCGCATGGGATTTGCGCCGACTCTTCCAACGCCTTGCGACACTCAAACGTAATGTTAATGACGATGGACGCGTCCTCGGCCACATTAATGCTGAAGATCTCGCATTCAAAGAGGTTGAGGGCGACGAGGACGTTGAAGAGCTAGTTGCTATAGATTCAGATCAATCGGAGAGTACCCGTTTATGA
- a CDS encoding tagaturonate epimerase family protein, whose amino-acid sequence MSESISSVGIDVPKVLGLTPSIGFGDRLGMATQGHVAALKEAGAGIKGIFAQQSIREMARTSRSAETVMRDAQVGLKKEGFVDVWGADADHLKTKEDVDLTVAAGFVFFTIDPSDHVDQKADHYVEEELTSRFEIIRDEVPWIEAYVDKSIEICEGMDITFDDESVMRAAVKYGRAINVALELGQYIVEQNKKIGRACELEISVDETDQPTTWVEHYIVAEQLMNSGLPVVSLAPRFIGELEKGVDYKGDLAALEESMRGHAAIAKRLGPYKLSLHSGSDKISIYPLLNRATEGVFHVKTAGTSFLEALRVVAIHSPSDFRRIVRFARDHYERDRATYHVSATLRGVRPADEISDNHELVSEYLEHWENVPELKGFTKPGRQILHCTFGSILTDSDLGSVVKQLLAEHQGTYREVLREHFVRHLEALNQS is encoded by the coding sequence ATGAGTGAATCAATTTCATCGGTAGGTATAGACGTGCCCAAAGTTTTGGGATTGACGCCGAGTATTGGCTTTGGTGACCGTTTGGGAATGGCGACGCAGGGTCATGTGGCAGCTTTAAAAGAGGCAGGCGCGGGGATTAAGGGAATTTTTGCACAGCAGTCGATTCGTGAAATGGCGCGGACGAGTAGAAGCGCCGAGACAGTGATGAGAGATGCCCAGGTTGGATTAAAGAAAGAGGGGTTTGTGGACGTGTGGGGGGCAGATGCGGATCACCTGAAGACAAAAGAAGATGTTGACTTAACGGTGGCCGCGGGTTTTGTGTTTTTTACGATTGATCCATCAGATCATGTCGATCAAAAAGCGGATCACTATGTTGAAGAAGAATTAACATCACGTTTTGAGATTATCCGTGATGAGGTGCCATGGATTGAGGCTTATGTTGATAAATCCATTGAGATATGTGAAGGAATGGATATCACATTTGATGATGAAAGTGTGATGCGTGCAGCAGTAAAATATGGTCGTGCGATCAATGTGGCGCTTGAACTTGGCCAGTATATTGTTGAGCAAAATAAGAAGATAGGACGAGCGTGTGAGCTAGAGATCAGCGTGGATGAAACGGATCAACCGACAACTTGGGTTGAACACTATATTGTTGCTGAGCAGCTGATGAATTCAGGCTTGCCTGTGGTGAGTTTGGCTCCACGCTTTATCGGAGAGTTAGAAAAAGGTGTCGATTACAAGGGGGATTTGGCGGCTTTGGAAGAGAGTATGCGCGGGCACGCCGCGATAGCGAAGCGGCTTGGACCATATAAGCTGTCGCTTCATTCGGGTTCGGACAAGATTTCGATTTATCCGTTGTTGAATCGCGCAACAGAGGGCGTGTTTCATGTGAAGACTGCGGGGACGAGTTTTTTGGAGGCATTACGGGTGGTGGCGATTCACTCGCCGAGTGATTTTCGTCGGATTGTGAGGTTTGCTCGTGATCATTATGAGCGTGATCGTGCGACGTATCATGTATCTGCGACGTTGAGGGGCGTGCGGCCAGCGGATGAGATTAGCGATAATCATGAGCTGGTGAGTGAATATTTGGAACACTGGGAGAATGTGCCAGAATTAAAGGGGTTTACGAAGCCGGGACGTCAGATTTTGCATTGCACGTTTGGTTCAATTTTGACAGATTCAGATTTGGGAAGTGTGGTGAAACAGTTATTGGCTGAGCACCAGGGAACTTATCGTGAGGTTTTGCGCGAGCATTTTGTGCGACATTTAGAAGCGCTTAACCAAAGTTAA